One window from the genome of Brienomyrus brachyistius isolate T26 unplaced genomic scaffold, BBRACH_0.4 scaffold74, whole genome shotgun sequence encodes:
- the gnat2 gene encoding guanine nucleotide-binding protein G(t) subunit alpha-2: MGSGASAEDKKSKELEKQLQEDAAKESRTVKLLLLGAGESGKSTIVKQMKILHQGGYTKEEQMEFKSIIFGNILQSAMAIIQGMYQLGIDYGTPAAAEDGQKLQNLSDSIEEGTMPTELSDVIKRLWKDNGVQAAFERAAEYQLNDSASYYLNDLDRITQPDYVPSEQDVLRSRVKTTGIIEEQFSCKELYFRMFDVGGQRSERKKWIHCFEGVTCIIFCAALSAYDMVLVEDDEVNRMHESLHLFNSICNHRFFATTSIVLFLNKKDLFQDKIKKVHLSICFPDYNGPNTYDDASNYIKLQFQDLNMKKGIKEIYGHMTCATDTENVQIVFNAVTDIIIKENLKDCGLF; this comes from the exons GGGCTGGTGAATCTGGAAAGAGCACCATTGTAAAGCAGATGAA AATTCTCCATCAGGGTGGATACACAAAAGAAGAACAAATGGAGTTCAAGTCCATCATCTTCGGCAACATACTGCAGTCTGCCATGGCCATCATCCAGGGCATGTACCAGCTGGGCATCGACTACGGGACTCCAGCCGCAGCG GAGGATGGTCAGAAGCTACAGAACCTGTCAGACTCGATTGAAGAGGGCACCATGCCTACAGAACTTTCTGACGTTATAAAGCGGCTCTGGAAGGACAACGGGGTGCAGGCCGCTTTCGAGAGAGCCGCTGAGTACCAGCTAAATGATTCTGCTTCCTA CTACCTGAATGACCTGGACCGGATTACACAGCCCGACTATGTGCCCAGTGAGCAGGATGTCCTACGATCTCGAGTGAAGACCACCGGCATCATCGAGGAGCAGTTCTCTTGCAAGGAGCTGTACTTCAG GATGTTTGATGTGGGAGGCCAGCGGTCAGAGCGTAAGAAATGGATCCACTGCTTCGAGGGAGTGACTTGTATTATCTTCTGTGCGGCCCTCAGTGCTTACGACATGGTCCTGGTGGAAGATGATGAAGTG AACCGCATGCACGAGAGCCTCCACCTCTTCAACAGCATCTGCAACCACAGGTTTTTCGCTACCACTTCCATCGTGCTGTTCCTTAACAAGAAGGATCTCTTTCAAGACAAGATCAAGAAGGTCCACCTCAGCATCTGCTTCCCTGATTATAACG GTCCCAACACGTACGATGATGCCAGCAACTACATTAAGCTTCAGTTCCAGGACCTGAACATGAAGAAGGGAATTAAGGAGATCTATGGCCACATGACCTGCGCTACAGATACAGAGAACGTCCAGATTGTGTTCAATGCCGTCACAGACATCATCATCAAAGAAAATCTTAAAGACTGTGGCCTGTTCTGA